From a single Flavobacteriales bacterium genomic region:
- a CDS encoding DUF2490 domain-containing protein, translated as MVALAQRGSVLFRICLVSVLIFRAASLLAQISIKDRVSQQWLQAYVELAVDHRWTILADGNYRSVDTTPHGVLALGRIGIGYQFGSAWRLSIGSGYTGSWNSAVRIGNEIRPHQEITHKQTKARWTFSNRLRVEERYFNSFDPSGHVISTSFNFRYRYRIHVVLKMLQLSDRIKGRQLILELADEVFFRSGGMNGHFRIDQNRIVVGPVIHLNAHSSFSLQYNHQVVALGVPKNIRIDNVIWLSYRLFFRVNVET; from the coding sequence ATGGTCGCACTCGCCCAACGCGGATCTGTTCTCTTTCGCATTTGTCTTGTAAGTGTTCTCATTTTCCGAGCGGCTTCGTTGTTAGCACAGATATCCATTAAGGATAGGGTCTCTCAGCAGTGGCTGCAAGCCTATGTAGAGCTAGCTGTAGATCACCGCTGGACCATTTTGGCAGATGGAAATTATCGCTCCGTGGATACTACCCCACATGGCGTACTTGCACTCGGTCGTATAGGAATTGGGTATCAATTCGGATCTGCATGGAGGCTCTCCATTGGCAGTGGATACACCGGTTCATGGAATTCCGCGGTTCGAATTGGAAATGAGATCCGACCGCATCAAGAGATCACACATAAACAAACCAAAGCGCGTTGGACATTTTCCAACCGTCTGCGGGTAGAAGAGCGCTATTTCAACTCATTCGATCCTTCCGGCCATGTGATCTCGACGAGTTTCAACTTCCGCTATAGATACCGCATTCATGTAGTTCTGAAAATGCTGCAATTGTCCGACCGTATAAAGGGAAGGCAACTTATCCTTGAGCTTGCGGATGAGGTATTCTTTCGTTCTGGTGGCATGAACGGTCATTTCCGGATCGATCAGAACAGGATCGTAGTCGGACCGGTCATACACCTGAACGCACATTCATCATTTAGCCTGCAATACAACCATCAGGTTGTTGCGCTTGGTGTTCCGAAGAACATTCGGATCGATAATGTGATCTGGTTGAGCTACCGACTCTTCTTCAGAGTAAACGTCGAGACGTGA
- a CDS encoding tRNA-(ms[2]io[6]A)-hydroxylase has protein sequence MLGLQLPTDRHWAELIRSDMQTLLTDHAWCEQKAASNAISMITRYPELSELVSELTRIAQEELEHFGQVVEKIHARGWVLGPERKDNYVNELFQFLRKHGNREERLVDRLLFSAMIEARSCERFKLLTEEVEDPELRTFYNDLMVSEAGHYATFIGFARKHGGRVDVDARWKAFLAYEAEVIARYGTKATMHG, from the coding sequence ATGCTAGGCTTACAACTACCTACCGATCGCCACTGGGCAGAGCTTATCCGCAGCGACATGCAGACCCTCCTCACTGACCATGCATGGTGTGAGCAAAAAGCAGCAAGCAATGCGATCAGTATGATCACACGCTATCCGGAATTGAGCGAGCTGGTGAGTGAACTTACCCGAATTGCACAAGAGGAACTTGAACACTTTGGGCAGGTCGTCGAAAAGATCCATGCGCGGGGTTGGGTACTAGGTCCGGAGCGAAAGGATAATTACGTGAACGAACTTTTCCAGTTCCTACGCAAGCACGGAAATAGGGAAGAACGTCTTGTGGACAGATTGCTCTTCAGTGCCATGATCGAAGCACGTAGTTGTGAGCGTTTCAAGCTTCTGACCGAAGAGGTTGAAGACCCTGAACTGCGTACATTCTACAATGATCTCATGGTGAGCGAAGCCGGACATTATGCCACGTTCATCGGGTTCGCTCGCAAACACGGAGGAAGGGTGGATGTTGATGCGCGTTGGAAAGCGTTCTTGGCCTACGAGGCCGAAGTGATCGCACGGTATGGCACCAAGGCAACGATGCATGGATGA